The following nucleotide sequence is from Verrucomicrobiota bacterium.
CTCCTGCGCTGCCGGGTGCGCTACTTCACCGACGGCAGGATTCTCGGCTCAGAAGCCTTCGTCAGAGAACAGGCTGTGGCCCAGCCGCCGCCCGCTTCCGTAAGACCCCCGGGACCCAAGCCCATGAGAGGGGCAAACTGGAGGGGTCTCTCCACTCTCGGAGGATTGCGTAAAGACTTATTCGGGTAGGATGGAAGATCCTCAACAAAGAGAGCGATTCACCACTTGATTGATGGTTCCTAACTCTGTCTCTGTGTCACTTGGAAGAGGAACAGATTCGCCGACCAGAGCCATGTAAATCGAGTGATATCGGTTGGTGAGCTCCAGTCTAAGTTCGGGAGGGGCTTCAGGTAGCCTTTCATCGTGGTATGGGTCGCAGCGGTTGGCGAACCAGAGCCGAATAAACTCTTTATCGACGCTATCAGGTTCCTCGCCGAGAGAGAGCCGCTCTTCTAAAGTGTCCAATCTCCAAAAACGACTCGAATCAGGAGTGTGGATTTCGTCAATGAGAACGAGGGATCCGTCTTCTATTAGGCCCATTTCATATTTCGTATCCACGAGAATGAACCCAGACTCCCGGACTTTTCTCTGCCCAAATTCAAAGAGCTCAAGAGCTTTTTTGGAGGCAAGACTCCAAACTTCTTCGCTTACTATTCCTGAGTTCACAGCTTCCTCTCCGGAAATCGGCTGGTCGTGAGACTGTGCTTTTGTTGTTGGCGTCAGGATGGGTTGAGGGAGCTCATCGTTCTTTCTCAAACCATCTGGAATGATATTTCCGCAGTAATTACGCGCCCCTTCAGAATAGTGGGTCCAAAGTGACGTGGAAGTTGATCCCGTAAGGTATCCTCGGACTACAAATTCAAGAGGAATCGGCTTACAAGCCTCTGCGATCGTAACGTTCGGATGAGGAACGCTGATTAGATGATTCTCAATGATTGGTTCAGTTTCTCGAAACCACCAAGCACTCAGCAGATTCAGGATTCTGCCCTTCAGTGGAATCGTCGTTATGGAACGATCAAACGCACTTAGGCGATCCGTGCACACCAACGCGATCCTGTTATCGCTCCGGTATATGTCGCGGACCTTTCCTTCTACTTTGCCTGTCCGGCAATCAGTCTTTTCGATTATTTTTCCGAGTAGCTCCGCTTCAGAGAGGGGAAAGCCAGAGGTATGCATCTTCTGTTTTTCTGGTTAGACCTTTTTCAGAAAGGCCTCTGGATCTAATTCGCCTATGGTATCCGACACCGGATTGTGTAAAATATGGGTGGATAGAACTTTCGGAAGCTGGGTTTTGCGAAGCTCAGCCGATTGGAATCTGAGAATCCACAAGACGGATGAGTTTAGTTGACTGGGATACTCGAGGTGAAACCGGCGTTGAAGCGTCTCCAAAACCCGTTTCCCACGCAAGTCATCGGTAGGGGAGACGCAGACAACCGCAACTTTCGAGGGATCGCCTGGGTCTGATCGGTCGACAAACTCCTTGTTAGAGTTAAAGAGCTCACCAGTCTCTTTAAGTTCAGTTTCCCAATTCTCGGGAAAATCGGAGTGTTCCAGCTCCCATAAAATCCTTCGCTCGACCGAGACATCGAAACCGATTCTACGCAGGCTTTGTTCCACCGACTTTGCTGTTGTATCCGTGATAATTAGTGAAACGGGTAAGGTCACGGAACCCGCTGAAACTGAACGCTCTTCGACCTGCTCATTCTCCACATGAAATTCCAGCGGACGAGAATCGTGGGTCTGCCCGCGCTCCATGTATTCTCTCATGGACGAGAATATTGCATTTCCGTTCGGTGTTCTTTCAGGATGAGGCATCATCGCCATCACATTGCCCGCGGGATTCGAAACAGCAGCAAGGTTCTCAGCGGATCCATTCGGGTTCGTTGGGAAGTGATTCTCAATGTTTCCAGATTCCGCAGAATACTGAAACACTCCCTGTCCGCGTTCCATTATCTCCTCAAGGAGACTTGGATGGGCTAAAAAACGCCCTTCAGCATGTGCAAATGGTATGTTGAGTTGATCGCCCTTCTCAATGTGGCGCGTGAAGGCCGTTCTATCCGGATCGACAGCACTCTTCACAAAACACCAGTCATTGAAAAACCCCGAGCCAAGGAGGTGCTCACCAACCTGACGACGATTCGGAGCTAATGACATGGCCACTTTGTTTCCAGAAACCCCTGGAACAAGGCCACTCTCAACCAGTATTTGTGCACCGTTGCAGATACCAAGGACTGGCTTTCCGGTCTCCGCTTCCCGTTTAATGATTTCGAGGATTGGATCCAGCGACGCGAGAACTCCTGCCCTCGATCTATCTTCGTAGGAAAACCCTCCTACGAGAAAGTATCCATCATAAGATGACAATTCCGCTGACGAGCGGTTCCATAGGAACTCCTTTGGGTGCATCCCGTTTCTCCGGATAGCCGCTGCTGACTCCGCCTCGCAATTGCTTCCGGGAAACTGGATGATTGCGACCTTTTTCATTCTTTCCTAGATAAGAGAAACCTTTCGATCCCCAGGGATTACGGCCCCAATTCGAAATGCGTTGCTTCCGGCTTGTTCGGCAATTTGTAGGGCGCGGGTAACTTCTTCTTCAGGCAAAATGCCGACGAGTCCAATTCCCATGTTGAACGTTCTGTACATTTCCCTCTCATCGATTTCGCCCAATTCCCGGATGACAGAAAAAACAGCAATTTCCGGCCAAGAGCCTTTCTTGATTTCGACGGAAGTTCCCTCCGGTAGTATTCTGGGGATATTTTCCAGGAAGCCTCCCCCCGTTATGTGTGCTAGACCTTTGATCGAAACTTCTGATTCAATCCATCGGTCTATTGGTTTTCGGTAATTCAAATGAGGCTCAAGAAGCGTGTCCCCTACAGACGCGGTGAGGTCCTCCAGACGATCTTCGGTAGTAAGTCCCGCAATCTCGAAAAACACTTTTCGGGCAAGAGAAAAACCGTTGGTATGCAAACCGGAGGAGGAAAGGGCGATTACCACGTCTCCTGGGGTGATCGAAGATCCGTTTATGATCTTTTCCTTGTCAACTAGGCCACTTACGCAGCCAACGATATCATGCTCGCCCGGCAGATAGGTTGACGGCATCTCCGCCGTTTCACCACCTACAAGAGAGATTCCATTTTCGCGGCAATTTTGAGCCATGCCGGCAACAATCTCCTCCACAACAGCAGGATCGAGCTTCTCGTTAGCGATGTAATCGAGGAAACTAACGGGCTGCGCTCCGTGAACGAGAATGTCGTTCGTAGTCGCGCTTACTACGTCTATGCCAAGATTGAAATACTTTCCTGCCATCCTGGCCACTGATACTTTTGTTCCAACGCCGTCGATACTCTGGATAAGCACTGGGTTTTGGTAGCGTTTGAGAGCAGCGCCTAGTTCCACCATCGAACCAAACGACCCCACACCTGTCAGAACATCCGGGCCGAAGGTGCTCTTGGCGAGTGGCGCGATCCGATCAACCGCTTCATTTCCTGCGTCTATGTCGACACCCGATGATTTATAATCAGCTTTGCTCATGGAGATGGTTCATTTGGGAGTCGAGCTTTTCGCGTAATCCGCATTCCCAGACAGTCTTTAGTTCATTGAGCGGGATCTTAATATTGGATCCGAGGATAAAGTCGTCGCTGTTTGCGGTTTTGCCAACGGCTTCGACAGGAACGTTATGAGCTTTCGCTTTCGTCAGAAAAAACTCCTTGTTTTTGTCTTCTACCTCAACGATGAATCCTCCGAATTCACCGAACAAAACTGACGGATCGGTACCTTTCTCGAAGGAGATCCCATCAAAACTGACCCCGCCTTCAACTGCTGCTTCCGCAAGTGCAACTGCAAGGCCTCCATCGGACACGTCGTGGCAAGAGAGAATCACCCCTTCCTCGATCATCTCAACGACCATGTAAGCGTCTCGCTGAATCACCTCTGGATCTGGGTCTGGAATTGTCCCGTGGGTTCCTCCCTTACTTTCCAACCAGAGCGATCCAGATAGTGAACGAGCAAACGCGCCCACGTGGAACACGAGGGAACCGGCTCTGGAAAACCCGAATCCAACCACTTTTGAGGCATCAGGCATTCTGCCGACGCAAGAAATCATGGGGCTGGGTGGGATAGCACGTCCCTGAGACTCGTTGTAAAGAGAGACGTTGCCGGCGATGATCGGAATGCCGGACTCGGGATAGTCAAAAAGAGTGACGGACTTAGCGGCCGAAGCTACTCCTTCGACTCCAGCAACAAAGTCTCCCATCTGGTCCGGTTTTTCTGGATTTCCGTAGCACAGGCAGTCTGTAAAGGCGACGGGCCTTCCTCCGACAGCGCATACATTTCGAAAGGCCTCAAAGACTGACCACTGCGCTCCTGCTCTGGCATCGATACGATTGTAGCGGGGATTTTGGTCGAGGCTCACAACTGCGCCTGCCTTGCGAATTTCTTCTGGCCAGACCGGATCTTCGAAAGGACGAAATACTCCGGCATCACCACGACCCGCCTCTAACTCGGTAGCGCCTTGAACCTGTTTGTCGTAGGATTCAAAAACAGGTTTCCTTGAGGCCACGTTATGGTGCCCCATGAGTGACAGGAGGTCGGTTGAAAAATCAGATGCAGAAAAAGAAGGAATGCTCTCGGATGCTGTATATCTTTCTGGAAGAGAGTAATCCCGATCATAAAGGATTCCCTTCGTGACTTCAGAGGCTGAAGCCTCGACGAGAATCTCACCGTTCCATGTTACGCGGTAGAGTCCGTCGCCCCGGATTCGCCCTACCACTGCCGCTCTGGCCCCAGAAGAGACCTCCGGCAACGCAAAAGTCTGATTATAGTGTTCCAGGACTATTTGTTTAAGGTCTTCAGGGACGACCCACATGAAGCGTTCCTGGGTTTCCGAGCAGAGGATCACGTGCGGCGGGAGTCCTTCCATACCAACCGGGACTTTGTCCACTTCCACCTCGGCTCCGTAACCAGCGGCCTCAGCCAGCTCTACGCTTGCACAGGCAATACCCCCTGCGCCAAGATCCTTGAAACCTACCCGGTTGATCGCCTGGTTATCTATTAAGATCCTATGTAGGGCATAAGTTGCCTTAAGAAGGTGGCGTTCCAGAAAAGCGTTTGGCTCTTGAACTGCACCTTTGTTTTTCTCTTTCTCCCTTTCATCCAGCTCGCCAGAGGCAAAACTTGCGCCGCCAAATCCGCTGTTGTCAGTAGGCTTTCCCACAAGGATAAGATGATAGCCTTCCGCATTCTCCGGAGCATAGGAGTGGAGAATTTCATCTTCTGCGATAGCGCCCAAGGTCAGCACCGTAACGAGGCAGTTGTCGTTGTAGCCCGGATCAAAGAATATGTCGCCGCAGACGTTGGGGATACCAAGGGGATTTCCGTATCCAGCTATCCCTGCGACAACTCCCTCCTGAATCCACTTGCTCTTCGGAAGGTCAACGTCGCCGAAGCGCAACGAATCTCCGACTGCTATTACCTTTGCACCCATACAGCATACATCGCGAACGTTTCCTCCGACACCAGTAGCAGCTCCCTCATAAGGGACTACTTGAGATGGATGATTGTGGCTCTCGTGGCTTACCGCCAATCCAAAACGGCGACCCTTAGCGTCCCGGGCAATTTCGACAATACCAGCGTCTTCAGTTGGACCCAGGATTACGCTGGGTCCTTCCGTGAGAAACTGCTTTAGGTGAGTCCGGCTGCTTTTGTAGGAGCAGTGTTCGGAGCCTTGAATTGACCAGAGAACACACTCTGCGAGAGTCGGTGGACGCTTAAGGATTCGATTTTGGATTGTGCGTGCCTCTTCAACCGTAAGAGAGAGATGGTGGTCGCGGAGAAGGGAGGCAATGGCCTCCTCACTAAGGCCATTGAAGTCTAAAGAAATCGGTTGTGCATGAAGAGGAGGCATCTACCGCGAGCTGACCGTCTCGGTGCGAACGAGTCAATTCCTGTCTCGTGACAGCAACGATTTTCGCGCTTTCAGGAGATTTCGGATTTTTTCCCATTCTGGATCCGTCGGTCAAAATCGAATATTAATAATTGAAAATCAATAACTTATGGATATTCGATCGGATGATGACCCACATTTTCTCCGATGAAAAGGCTCGCAAAATGGCACTAAAGAGTAGATGGTTCTTACCTAATCTTACTTTAATCAGGAACTTACAGCCATGAAACTCTTTCTTTGCTTACTTTTTGCTGTCGCCAGCTCCTTTGCTTTTGGAGGAAGTCTCCAAGACAAAATTTCTGGCGATTTGGTTCGCCTTGATGGTGACGCCCTCGTTCCAGCCTCTGATGCTTTGGACGGCAAGGATGTAATTGCCGTATACTACTCAGCTCACTGGTGCCCACCTTGTCGGCAATTTACTCCGCAACTATCCGAGTTCTATGATCAGGCTTCGGAAGAATACCCAAACTTCCAGATGATCTTTATGAGTAGCGACCGAGGATCAGATGCCATGGAAGAATACATGGAGTGGGGCAAAATGAACTTTCCTGCCGTGAGCTTCGATGAACGGCAGGCTTCCGGCTTGGGAGAGTTTTCTGCCCGCGGAATCCCTTATCTCGTGGTTCTTGATGGTGACGGGAACCAGATCCTCGGAAAGGCCCCGGGCGAAGACTACAAGTCTCCCTACCAAACGTTAGAAGAGTTGAATTCCCTTCTGGCCTCGCAATAGGTCGTCTAGACTTATCCGGTAACTCCCTGTAGCGGACATTCCGGAAAACGACCGTAAAAGCTCTTTATCGGGAACAGCGTTTCCGAGTGTATAGGTTTGTGGATTCTTCTATCTGAAAACGGAGTAGGTGATGAAATTCCTTGGTTCACAGTTTTCTTATTTCATAAGGGACCCCCAGGCCCGCAGGAATCTTGGAGCACTGAAGACGTATCTGTTTTTCCTCCTCGGGATTATAGTTCTATATTCAGTTCTATTCCACGTCGTCATGCTTTGGGAGGGGCAGGATCATTCGTGGCTCACCGGTTTTTATTGGACGCTCACTGTGATGAGCACCCTTGGTTTCGGTGACATTACTTTCGATAGCGATATCGGCCGTTTATTTAGCGTTCTCGTGATGTCCTCAGGAGTAGTTCTACTCCTGATCATGCTCCCGTTTGCTTTCATTCGTTTTTTCTACGCACCATGGCTCGAGGCTCAGATCCGCGCCAAAGTTCCGACGAAGGTAGCTCCCGAACTAGAAAATCACGTGATCATTTGTCAGCGAGATTTCATTACAAATGGACTGGTCCGTAAACTGAAACTCAATGACATCCCCTATTGCATTCTTGAAGGCGACCATCAAAAGGCAGCTCAACTCCGGGAAGAAGGTCTGACCGTTGTAGCAGGACAGATTGATGACACGCAGACATTTGAGAACGTCAATGTGAACAAAGCGCGGCTTCTTCTGGCCAACGCAGCCGACGCAGTAAACACAAACATCCTACTGACAGTTCGGTCGATTAGCTCGACGATACCGATCATCGCTTTGGCAGAGGAGGACGATTCGATCGACATTTTTTCGATGAGCGGAGCAACCTACCCGCTGGCACTGAAAACGAGGCTCGGCGAACACTTGGCGACCCGTATTGGTTCAGGAACAGGGACGGCACAGGAGGTGGGTCGGTTCAAGGATCTCGTGATCGTTGAGTTTCTCGTCCACGGTACTCCTTTGGAGGGTAAATCGCTACTAAAGGCGGGCATAAGGGAATCGACCGGTATGAACGTGGTAGGTCTATGGGACTCGGGTCGACTTTGTTCCGTCGATCCGAACAAGCCGCTAGGGGAGACCTGTGTCCCCGTAGCCGTAGGAAGGCAGGAACAGGTGGATCGCCTAAATAAGCTACTTGGGTCTGGTGATGCGGGACAGCATGAGGTGCTTGTGATTGGCGGGGGAAAGGTGGGTCGATCGACGGCTACCGCTCTCCGGAAAAGGGGAGTGATCGTTCGCATTGTGGACCAAAATCCGGCTTTGGAGAAAGAGTTGGCACCGTTTTGCGACAAGGTTATTATCGGGAATGCTGCCGACCGGAAAGTGTTGGAAGCCGCTGGTGTGGGGACCGCAAATGCTGTCGCACTTACCACCCATGACGATGCACAAAACATTCATCTCGCCGTGTACTTTCGCCGCCTGAAACCGGAATTGGGAATCGTGAGCCGTATCACCCGCGAGCGAAACATCGATGCGATTTATCGGGCCGGTGCTGACTTCGTTCTGAGCTACGCTTCGCTGGGATGCGAGTTTATCACTGCCTACTTGTTGAAAAGGGAGCCCGTAATGGTCGGAGAAGGCGCTGACTTTTTCTCAGTGGATGTTCCCGCGAGCCTCGCCAATAAAACTCTTGCCGAAAGCGGTATTGGCTCGGAAACAGGCTTGGTCGTAATTGCATTTGAATATGGAGGCCAGACTACGACGAACCCGCCCCCGACAGTCGTCCTCCAATCGAAGGGAAAGCTTCTTCTTCTTGGCACGAATGCTCAGCGAGAGAGATTTAATGCAGTGTTCGGCTAAGAATGATTAGAGAAATCCTCTCTTGATTCCCCTGCGCCATTGTTTCCAATTCAAGATTAGCAGGAATTTCGGCGGACTTGGAGGAGTGGCTTTCGGTGCGAATTGAATCAACGGTTTGGAAGCTCTTGGTTGCTGAAGTGCCGATGAATTCCATGGTTTTGGGAGACTGCTCACTTTTGTTTTGCGAAGTCTTTACTGAGTTCTCATTCTCATCGTAAATCATTGAAAACGAGCAGGTATGGAGACACTTGGCAATAAACTGGAAGAAGCGCGGAAACGAAAAGGTGTCTCTCTGAGGGAGGCCGCTGAGGCCACCAAGATTAGGATGGAATACCTGACCCGATACGAGAGCGACGATTTTGACCTGCCGCTCCCTCCCATCTACCAGCGGGGTTTTATCAAAATTTACGCACGCTACCTTGGCGAGGACCCCTCGGCTGTTGCAGATGAGGTTCAAGCTCGTCTTCATCGCACTCAAGCGGCTCAGGGTCGGGGAGATGCAAAACCTT
It contains:
- a CDS encoding transposase; its protein translation is LLRCRVRYFTDGRILGSEAFVREQAVAQPPPASVRPPGPKPMRGANWRGLSTLGGLRKDLFG
- a CDS encoding phosphoribosylaminoimidazolesuccinocarboxamide synthase, coding for MHTSGFPLSEAELLGKIIEKTDCRTGKVEGKVRDIYRSDNRIALVCTDRLSAFDRSITTIPLKGRILNLLSAWWFRETEPIIENHLISVPHPNVTIAEACKPIPLEFVVRGYLTGSTSTSLWTHYSEGARNYCGNIIPDGLRKNDELPQPILTPTTKAQSHDQPISGEEAVNSGIVSEEVWSLASKKALELFEFGQRKVRESGFILVDTKYEMGLIEDGSLVLIDEIHTPDSSRFWRLDTLEERLSLGEEPDSVDKEFIRLWFANRCDPYHDERLPEAPPELRLELTNRYHSIYMALVGESVPLPSDTETELGTINQVVNRSLC
- the purQ gene encoding phosphoribosylformylglycinamidine synthase I — translated: MKKVAIIQFPGSNCEAESAAAIRRNGMHPKEFLWNRSSAELSSYDGYFLVGGFSYEDRSRAGVLASLDPILEIIKREAETGKPVLGICNGAQILVESGLVPGVSGNKVAMSLAPNRRQVGEHLLGSGFFNDWCFVKSAVDPDRTAFTRHIEKGDQLNIPFAHAEGRFLAHPSLLEEIMERGQGVFQYSAESGNIENHFPTNPNGSAENLAAVSNPAGNVMAMMPHPERTPNGNAIFSSMREYMERGQTHDSRPLEFHVENEQVEERSVSAGSVTLPVSLIITDTTAKSVEQSLRRIGFDVSVERRILWELEHSDFPENWETELKETGELFNSNKEFVDRSDPGDPSKVAVVCVSPTDDLRGKRVLETLQRRFHLEYPSQLNSSVLWILRFQSAELRKTQLPKVLSTHILHNPVSDTIGELDPEAFLKKV
- the purM gene encoding phosphoribosylformylglycinamidine cyclo-ligase; protein product: MSKADYKSSGVDIDAGNEAVDRIAPLAKSTFGPDVLTGVGSFGSMVELGAALKRYQNPVLIQSIDGVGTKVSVARMAGKYFNLGIDVVSATTNDILVHGAQPVSFLDYIANEKLDPAVVEEIVAGMAQNCRENGISLVGGETAEMPSTYLPGEHDIVGCVSGLVDKEKIINGSSITPGDVVIALSSSGLHTNGFSLARKVFFEIAGLTTEDRLEDLTASVGDTLLEPHLNYRKPIDRWIESEVSIKGLAHITGGGFLENIPRILPEGTSVEIKKGSWPEIAVFSVIRELGEIDEREMYRTFNMGIGLVGILPEEEVTRALQIAEQAGSNAFRIGAVIPGDRKVSLI
- the purL gene encoding phosphoribosylformylglycinamidine synthase subunit PurL, whose protein sequence is MPPLHAQPISLDFNGLSEEAIASLLRDHHLSLTVEEARTIQNRILKRPPTLAECVLWSIQGSEHCSYKSSRTHLKQFLTEGPSVILGPTEDAGIVEIARDAKGRRFGLAVSHESHNHPSQVVPYEGAATGVGGNVRDVCCMGAKVIAVGDSLRFGDVDLPKSKWIQEGVVAGIAGYGNPLGIPNVCGDIFFDPGYNDNCLVTVLTLGAIAEDEILHSYAPENAEGYHLILVGKPTDNSGFGGASFASGELDEREKEKNKGAVQEPNAFLERHLLKATYALHRILIDNQAINRVGFKDLGAGGIACASVELAEAAGYGAEVEVDKVPVGMEGLPPHVILCSETQERFMWVVPEDLKQIVLEHYNQTFALPEVSSGARAAVVGRIRGDGLYRVTWNGEILVEASASEVTKGILYDRDYSLPERYTASESIPSFSASDFSTDLLSLMGHHNVASRKPVFESYDKQVQGATELEAGRGDAGVFRPFEDPVWPEEIRKAGAVVSLDQNPRYNRIDARAGAQWSVFEAFRNVCAVGGRPVAFTDCLCYGNPEKPDQMGDFVAGVEGVASAAKSVTLFDYPESGIPIIAGNVSLYNESQGRAIPPSPMISCVGRMPDASKVVGFGFSRAGSLVFHVGAFARSLSGSLWLESKGGTHGTIPDPDPEVIQRDAYMVVEMIEEGVILSCHDVSDGGLAVALAEAAVEGGVSFDGISFEKGTDPSVLFGEFGGFIVEVEDKNKEFFLTKAKAHNVPVEAVGKTANSDDFILGSNIKIPLNELKTVWECGLREKLDSQMNHLHEQS
- a CDS encoding thioredoxin-like domain-containing protein — its product is MKLFLCLLFAVASSFAFGGSLQDKISGDLVRLDGDALVPASDALDGKDVIAVYYSAHWCPPCRQFTPQLSEFYDQASEEYPNFQMIFMSSDRGSDAMEEYMEWGKMNFPAVSFDERQASGLGEFSARGIPYLVVLDGDGNQILGKAPGEDYKSPYQTLEELNSLLASQ
- a CDS encoding NAD-binding protein, which gives rise to MKFLGSQFSYFIRDPQARRNLGALKTYLFFLLGIIVLYSVLFHVVMLWEGQDHSWLTGFYWTLTVMSTLGFGDITFDSDIGRLFSVLVMSSGVVLLLIMLPFAFIRFFYAPWLEAQIRAKVPTKVAPELENHVIICQRDFITNGLVRKLKLNDIPYCILEGDHQKAAQLREEGLTVVAGQIDDTQTFENVNVNKARLLLANAADAVNTNILLTVRSISSTIPIIALAEEDDSIDIFSMSGATYPLALKTRLGEHLATRIGSGTGTAQEVGRFKDLVIVEFLVHGTPLEGKSLLKAGIRESTGMNVVGLWDSGRLCSVDPNKPLGETCVPVAVGRQEQVDRLNKLLGSGDAGQHEVLVIGGGKVGRSTATALRKRGVIVRIVDQNPALEKELAPFCDKVIIGNAADRKVLEAAGVGTANAVALTTHDDAQNIHLAVYFRRLKPELGIVSRITRERNIDAIYRAGADFVLSYASLGCEFITAYLLKREPVMVGEGADFFSVDVPASLANKTLAESGIGSETGLVVIAFEYGGQTTTNPPPTVVLQSKGKLLLLGTNAQRERFNAVFG